A genomic segment from Paenibacillus sp. FSL K6-1096 encodes:
- a CDS encoding family 78 glycoside hydrolase catalytic domain — protein MMLHQERPDTEWTASWIWGGPEDWPRNEWRCFRREVELAAWQGGSAELSITADARYVLYVNGVLCGRGPARSWPEQLSYHVHEVGHLLHSGRNTVAVLVISFGTATFAYVPGRGGLLAQLDTVEAAPDTAGDSDSGGEVRRFVLGTDASWLTAAHGGYERRAPRMSCQLGFAERVDGQRWHPDWAGPLAEAELDAAWEPARVTAGPGEGPWTALVPSSLPELTEQEVWPVRVESLKSVKPVSWTAFLDVRQAMEPGAALHANPVSFAGYAAFTIRAASGCEAVFGFVNGFGPLRGLSVNGRYYSGQEMEGEQPERYQRVLLRQGDNFAAIELAGSDHGAGLHFGIDCPQPFEVVSPLTGRTEPSPFILAGPFGLRTHIDHLADAHPLQEYRGFGGGREWDTAAFPDLGVYEGFRLLQDASGLDAYTDYIRPFEAALTSDCSVFAACVWKSEEVPRPVPAQMHNVCIANPVPAVIGPARPGNPQQEARLLTDTELILDFGREWSGYLTFEVEAQAGAIIDCYGFEYYSKGWRQDTYGLDNTLRYICREGRQSYTSPVRRGLRYVMITVRGADRPVKLYSCRILQSNYPAADIGRFHCSDALLNDIWEISRHTTRVCMEDTFVDCPAYEQVFWVGDSRNAALVNYYLFGAADLVKRCLELVPGSARQTGGLYADQVPGGWSSVIPNWTFFWVTACLEYARHTGDTRFAAGMWPKVRLTLDRYLEHIDSRGLLHIKAWNLLDWAPIEQPNDGIVTHQNAVLVRTLQDAAELAAMGGAAGESGRYRQAATALKEAVNRHLWSEERQAYVDCIYPDGTASVSYSMQTQVMALLCGAAEGERKERLVRYLAGPPGDFVGIGSPFMAFFYYETLAQAGNVQLMLDDMRTVYGQMIEHEATACWEMYPNFKENRANPQLLTRSHCHAWSAAPGYFLGAWVLGIRPAAPGWSRVLISPQPGDLRWAKGAVPLPGGGRIDVEWSIAEEDGAPVFRLEVTAPHDIALDIQPPDGFKPQVSVTVL, from the coding sequence ATGATGCTGCATCAAGAGCGCCCGGATACGGAATGGACAGCGTCCTGGATTTGGGGCGGTCCGGAGGATTGGCCGCGCAACGAGTGGCGCTGCTTCCGGCGGGAGGTGGAGCTGGCCGCCTGGCAAGGCGGGAGTGCCGAGCTGTCCATCACGGCGGATGCCCGGTATGTGCTGTATGTAAACGGCGTGTTATGCGGCCGGGGACCGGCGCGCTCCTGGCCGGAGCAGCTCAGCTATCACGTGCATGAGGTCGGCCATCTGCTGCACAGCGGCAGGAATACCGTGGCCGTGCTCGTGATCAGCTTCGGAACGGCTACCTTTGCCTATGTTCCGGGCCGGGGCGGCTTGCTGGCCCAGCTTGATACGGTTGAGGCTGCTCCGGACACTGCTGGGGATTCGGACAGCGGGGGCGAAGTACGGCGCTTCGTGCTCGGGACGGACGCTTCCTGGCTGACGGCGGCCCACGGCGGCTATGAACGCCGGGCGCCGCGGATGTCCTGCCAGCTCGGATTCGCGGAGCGGGTGGACGGACAGCGCTGGCACCCGGACTGGGCCGGCCCGCTTGCCGAGGCGGAGCTTGACGCCGCCTGGGAACCGGCACGGGTGACCGCCGGGCCGGGGGAAGGGCCGTGGACGGCGCTTGTGCCGTCCAGCCTCCCCGAACTGACCGAACAGGAGGTCTGGCCGGTACGGGTGGAATCGCTGAAGAGCGTCAAGCCCGTCTCCTGGACGGCCTTCCTCGATGTGAGGCAGGCGATGGAGCCCGGAGCGGCACTGCATGCCAATCCGGTATCGTTCGCCGGTTATGCCGCATTTACGATTCGCGCCGCAAGCGGATGTGAAGCCGTGTTTGGCTTCGTTAACGGCTTTGGCCCGCTGCGGGGCTTGAGCGTAAACGGCCGTTATTACTCCGGCCAAGAGATGGAGGGAGAGCAGCCCGAGCGGTATCAGCGGGTGCTGCTCCGTCAGGGGGACAATTTCGCAGCAATTGAGCTGGCCGGCTCTGATCATGGAGCGGGATTACATTTCGGCATCGATTGCCCGCAGCCCTTCGAGGTGGTATCACCGCTGACCGGCCGCACGGAGCCGTCGCCCTTCATTCTGGCCGGTCCGTTTGGCCTGCGCACCCATATCGATCACCTGGCGGACGCCCATCCGCTGCAGGAATACCGCGGGTTTGGAGGCGGCAGGGAATGGGATACCGCTGCTTTTCCGGACCTGGGTGTCTACGAAGGCTTCCGTCTCTTGCAGGATGCGTCCGGATTGGATGCTTATACGGATTATATCCGGCCGTTTGAGGCAGCGCTCACCTCAGACTGCTCCGTGTTCGCCGCTTGCGTCTGGAAGAGTGAAGAGGTTCCCCGGCCCGTACCCGCGCAAATGCACAATGTGTGCATAGCCAATCCAGTGCCTGCAGTAATAGGCCCGGCCCGGCCCGGCAATCCGCAGCAGGAAGCCAGGCTCCTGACCGATACCGAGCTGATCCTCGACTTCGGACGGGAATGGTCCGGTTACCTGACCTTTGAAGTAGAGGCGCAGGCCGGTGCCATCATCGATTGTTACGGCTTCGAGTATTACAGCAAGGGATGGCGCCAGGACACTTACGGGCTGGACAATACGCTCCGTTATATTTGCCGGGAGGGGCGGCAGAGCTATACATCGCCCGTGCGGCGCGGGCTCCGCTACGTGATGATAACAGTGCGCGGGGCGGACCGGCCGGTGAAGCTCTACAGCTGCCGGATTCTCCAGAGCAACTACCCGGCGGCGGACATCGGCCGTTTCCACTGCTCCGACGCCCTGTTAAACGATATATGGGAAATCAGCCGCCATACCACCCGGGTATGCATGGAGGATACCTTCGTGGATTGTCCCGCCTATGAGCAGGTGTTCTGGGTCGGAGACAGCCGGAATGCGGCGCTGGTGAACTATTACCTCTTCGGTGCAGCCGATCTGGTCAAAAGATGCCTTGAGCTCGTTCCCGGCTCTGCGCGGCAGACCGGCGGGCTGTATGCCGACCAGGTTCCGGGCGGCTGGAGCAGCGTAATTCCGAACTGGACCTTCTTCTGGGTCACGGCCTGTCTGGAATATGCCCGGCATACCGGGGACACCCGGTTCGCCGCCGGGATGTGGCCTAAGGTCAGATTGACGCTGGACCGCTACCTGGAGCATATCGACAGCAGAGGTCTTCTCCATATAAAAGCCTGGAATCTGCTGGACTGGGCGCCGATCGAGCAGCCGAATGACGGCATTGTCACCCATCAGAATGCAGTGCTTGTCCGCACGCTGCAGGATGCGGCAGAGCTTGCCGCAATGGGCGGCGCAGCCGGGGAGAGCGGGCGTTACCGGCAGGCCGCCACAGCTCTGAAGGAGGCGGTCAACCGCCACCTGTGGTCGGAGGAACGGCAGGCTTATGTCGACTGCATATATCCTGACGGAACGGCGTCCGTGTCGTACAGCATGCAGACCCAGGTAATGGCGCTGCTCTGCGGGGCGGCGGAGGGTGAGCGGAAGGAACGGCTTGTCCGGTATTTGGCCGGTCCGCCTGGTGATTTTGTCGGAATCGGGAGTCCGTTTATGGCCTTTTTCTACTACGAGACGCTGGCTCAGGCCGGCAATGTGCAGCTGATGCTGGACGATATGCGCACGGTTTACGGGCAGATGATCGAGCATGAGGCGACGGCCTGCTGGGAAATGTACCCGAATTTCAAGGAGAACCGGGCGAATCCGCAGCTGCTCACCCGCAGCCACTGCCATGCCTGGTCGGCGGCTCCGGGTTATTTCCTCGGAGCATGGGTACTGGGCATCCGCCCGGCAGCGCCGGGCTGGAGCCGGGTGCTGATCTCGCCTCAGCCGGGCGATCTGCGCTGGGCCAAGGGTGCGGTTCCGCTGCCCGGAGGCGGCCGGATCGATGTGGAGTGGAGCATCGCGGAGGAGGACGGAGCCCCCGTCTTCCGGCTGGAGGTGACCGCTCCGCATGACATTGCGCTCGACATTCAGCCCCCGGACGGCTTCAAGCCGCAGGTCTCGGTAACCGTGCTGTAG
- a CDS encoding sugar-binding domain-containing protein produces the protein MADISCYRPIAGVRYLDEIQDEAYARSSLHGDSLIEAESRVPVRSAAARLAEGSQAGEASSAGTLPLSGTWRMRDGAPGDPGDPPPNTGWFGRKATAAEGMEEGWYKPGCDRSGWHEVHVPGTVQKALLELGLMKDPFWNSNMLDELEEHGQPPETPVWFRRTRAETRDWWFARSFELPGEWRGRRLTLSFEGIDYSATVFVNGVSLGHHKGMFGGPELDITGLALFGAPNEVVVRVDQAPQSWNGLLKGSPGFGWHYGHLISMGIWRDVLVRAEAELKVTDPYVATVSISPDEAVLAVEYSVISSQAEPVPVTVEGIIRRQDGPSVNGLTGEHRFTNEVTVSYGVNRLRTEVRISSPSLWWPSGYGEQALYRLELSPAADEAGTVSAASTVFGIRTLEMLPAAASQPEEHYRWQFVINGVPMFIKGANWCWPDPLLEQSEELYERLLELARRGHVGMLRAWGGGLVEGEMFYRLCDEKGIMVYQEFPLCWGPPDSPHTDLGVIDRQVTGAVKRLRNHPSLVMWGGGNENGRHGGADEGLFLTGRRCRGFDPSRPFHRTDPWGGSMHNWNVYHGGEPLDESTLAMPSVFYGEFGIPSMPGRSSCLRFVPEEELASFPPTEDSRGWKAHFHQFGLKDIIKVMRYGAYGPIRSWDDYIRYSQTAQGDSIRFTADMQRAQTGGACTGFWYYKFTDLFPGHSWGIVDFYGSPKLSYYRAKQSCRPENVSLTLAKTDGWQAGERFEAGLYAVSDTPAGLTGASVTVTLYNSGLTKMGIYRYEGLRLEPGTALHIDRLSMELPSEELIRPFIAAVTLHAENGSLLSDQWYFFNAQSKPEELLAFERSHLQDCNEYSGTEAQRAFELYAHLPSAPLLALPPAVLEGKAERTADGGAFIIRNTGTVPAVRVTISGFPEDWSCFLEDNDFGLQPGEERRVPYTAGPDISLDGVTLSAWNAAAVRFAQAEGAVRNEQ, from the coding sequence ATGGCCGACATTTCCTGCTACCGCCCTATAGCTGGCGTTCGATATCTCGATGAAATTCAAGATGAAGCGTATGCCCGGTCTTCTCTGCATGGCGATTCGCTGATTGAAGCGGAGAGCCGGGTCCCTGTAAGATCAGCTGCCGCGCGCCTGGCGGAGGGATCTCAGGCTGGAGAAGCCTCTTCAGCCGGGACGCTCCCGCTTTCCGGGACCTGGCGGATGAGAGACGGCGCTCCCGGCGATCCGGGTGATCCGCCGCCCAATACCGGCTGGTTCGGCCGCAAGGCCACAGCCGCTGAAGGGATGGAGGAAGGCTGGTATAAGCCCGGCTGCGACCGCAGCGGCTGGCATGAGGTCCATGTGCCGGGAACGGTGCAGAAAGCGCTGCTTGAGCTGGGGCTGATGAAGGACCCCTTCTGGAACTCTAATATGCTCGACGAACTGGAGGAGCACGGGCAGCCGCCGGAAACGCCGGTCTGGTTCCGCCGCACGCGCGCCGAGACAAGGGACTGGTGGTTCGCGAGGTCGTTTGAGCTGCCGGGGGAATGGCGGGGCCGCCGTCTGACGCTTTCGTTCGAGGGCATCGACTATTCCGCCACCGTGTTCGTCAACGGAGTATCCCTTGGCCATCACAAGGGGATGTTCGGCGGGCCTGAGCTTGATATTACCGGGCTGGCCTTGTTCGGCGCTCCGAACGAGGTGGTGGTCCGTGTCGATCAGGCTCCGCAGTCCTGGAACGGCCTGCTGAAGGGCAGTCCCGGCTTCGGCTGGCATTACGGACATCTGATCTCTATGGGTATCTGGAGGGATGTGCTCGTGCGGGCCGAAGCGGAGCTGAAGGTAACCGATCCGTACGTGGCTACAGTCTCCATCAGCCCGGATGAGGCGGTGCTGGCCGTGGAGTATTCGGTGATCAGCAGTCAAGCGGAGCCGGTTCCGGTTACCGTGGAAGGCATCATTCGCAGACAAGACGGCCCGTCTGTAAACGGATTAACTGGTGAACACCGCTTCACTAATGAAGTTACGGTCTCATATGGCGTAAACCGTCTCCGGACGGAGGTCCGCATCAGCAGCCCGTCTCTTTGGTGGCCGTCCGGTTACGGCGAACAGGCGTTATACCGGTTGGAGCTGAGCCCGGCTGCGGATGAGGCGGGCACCGTATCGGCGGCTTCCACTGTCTTTGGCATCCGGACGCTCGAAATGCTTCCGGCCGCCGCAAGTCAGCCTGAAGAGCACTACCGCTGGCAGTTCGTGATTAACGGGGTGCCGATGTTTATCAAGGGGGCGAACTGGTGCTGGCCGGACCCGCTGCTGGAGCAGAGTGAGGAGCTGTATGAACGGCTGCTGGAGCTGGCGCGCCGGGGACATGTCGGAATGCTGCGGGCCTGGGGCGGCGGGCTAGTCGAAGGCGAAATGTTCTACCGGCTGTGCGATGAGAAAGGCATTATGGTCTATCAGGAATTCCCGCTCTGCTGGGGTCCCCCGGATTCGCCGCATACCGACCTCGGCGTCATCGACCGTCAGGTGACCGGCGCGGTGAAGCGGCTGCGCAATCATCCCTCGCTCGTCATGTGGGGCGGCGGCAACGAGAACGGCCGTCACGGCGGCGCGGATGAAGGACTGTTCCTGACGGGCAGGCGCTGCCGCGGCTTCGATCCGTCCCGGCCGTTCCACCGGACCGATCCCTGGGGCGGGAGTATGCATAACTGGAATGTGTATCACGGCGGGGAACCGCTGGATGAGTCAACGCTGGCGATGCCGTCCGTATTCTACGGGGAATTCGGCATTCCCAGCATGCCCGGCAGGTCCAGCTGCCTGCGTTTCGTCCCAGAGGAAGAGCTGGCCTCGTTTCCGCCTACGGAGGACAGCCGGGGCTGGAAGGCCCATTTTCACCAGTTCGGGCTAAAAGATATCATCAAAGTGATGCGCTATGGCGCGTACGGGCCGATCAGGAGCTGGGACGATTATATCCGGTATTCCCAGACGGCGCAGGGAGATTCCATCCGCTTTACGGCGGATATGCAGCGGGCGCAGACCGGCGGAGCTTGCACCGGTTTCTGGTATTACAAATTCACCGATCTGTTTCCGGGTCATTCCTGGGGGATTGTCGATTTCTACGGTTCGCCCAAGCTGTCCTATTACCGGGCCAAGCAGTCCTGCCGGCCGGAGAACGTCTCATTGACCTTGGCCAAAACGGACGGCTGGCAGGCAGGAGAGCGGTTTGAAGCCGGGCTGTATGCGGTCAGCGATACGCCGGCCGGGTTAACCGGAGCCTCCGTCACGGTCACCTTGTATAACAGCGGGTTAACCAAAATGGGCATTTACCGTTATGAGGGCCTGAGGCTGGAGCCGGGAACCGCCCTGCACATTGACAGACTCTCCATGGAGCTGCCGTCCGAAGAACTCATCCGTCCCTTTATTGCAGCGGTTACGCTCCATGCAGAGAACGGCAGCCTGCTGTCGGATCAATGGTATTTCTTCAACGCCCAGTCCAAGCCGGAAGAGCTGCTTGCGTTTGAACGCAGCCATCTTCAGGACTGCAACGAATACTCAGGTACAGAGGCGCAGCGTGCCTTTGAACTGTATGCCCATCTGCCGTCCGCGCCGCTGCTGGCTTTACCGCCCGCTGTACTGGAAGGGAAAGCCGAGCGGACAGCGGATGGAGGAGCTTTTATCATACGCAACACCGGCACTGTTCCGGCGGTCAGAGTGACAATCAGCGGTTTCCCGGAAGACTGGAGCTGTTTCCTTGAAGATAACGATTTCGGTCTGCAGCCGGGAGAAGAGCGGCGGGTTCCATATACAGCCGGACCGGATATTTCTCTGGACGGCGTAACGCTAAGTGCCTGGAACGCTGCGGCGGTCCGGTTCGCTCAAGCAGAAGGCGCAGTGCGGAATGAACAATAG
- a CDS encoding family 78 glycoside hydrolase catalytic domain — MDSRNGSTITNAWQASWITRPIENHYAWDGYSVSVLIQLERGRAALLFGYQSEERHYTCVLDAGTGTVSLFTVEDGREQALGTAEAPGLIRPEQADSGSNSEVLFELLQREETVIVRINGQQTMAVPSAPFAGTVGFRTEAGSSAVFRELRVFDSIGRALYVNRFYDPDTIHFTAGEIDRSGNGLRLAENVTSLCRSPVPVDSPLFRRAFGLSAGIRKAVIRVYALGWVELTVNGHKPDRRVLAPANTPYGRRLLYDTYEVTGLLQSGENVIGLWLGNGYNHNYSRWGWKWKRDKAVILELAAELEDGSSVIVGTDESWTCTDSPILVNDIYDGETLDGRLIPAGWNLAGYTGGESWRAARLAEPPEGELLPNPQPPVLPFEPLVPVRVLRPRAGTLVYDFGQNIAGWVRISVQGPSGHRITMKYSELIDERGNIDPWTNRNARAADVYILRGGQLPADSAEHQAEMYEPRFTYHGFRYVEITGGIEPDSITAVPIHADVTEAGTFTSSDPLLNRIQSNIRWSYLNNLVSIPTDCCQRDERTPCLMDSAVVEEAGIHNFDMQAYYRKWLGDIKDSESNPDWSGDKVSLPWHLYWYYGDVGVLEDSYPAMKSYVEHLAAKWPEGLVEEGFGDWCPPNEDGWEAYFHEVGLVNTALYYRLAVIVSETAGVLGLEEDRSRYEALGQSVAEAFHARFHQGAGVYGSGSQTAQIMPLAYGLVPAGLVDAAARRLAEAIAEQGGRLGTGIYGTRYLMDVLADHGYIDLALTILRGTEYPGFGYQIAQGATTLWEQWSPKGAMHSHDHAMFGGIGASFYTRLAGIRPLAPGYERILIHPHIPEGLDSAAAEIRSVRGLIRSEWSRTAGELVLTVVIPPDTTAVIMLPSDRQQTGARVRHEAGPGRHQFTAY, encoded by the coding sequence ATGGACAGCCGCAACGGCAGCACCATAACAAACGCCTGGCAAGCCAGCTGGATTACAAGGCCGATAGAAAATCATTATGCATGGGACGGGTACAGCGTCAGCGTACTTATTCAACTGGAACGGGGCCGCGCCGCCCTGCTGTTCGGCTATCAATCGGAGGAGCGCCATTATACCTGCGTACTTGATGCGGGAACCGGTACTGTAAGCTTGTTCACTGTAGAAGACGGACGGGAGCAAGCACTGGGAACGGCGGAAGCGCCCGGACTGATCCGGCCGGAGCAGGCAGATTCAGGCAGCAATTCAGAGGTTCTGTTTGAATTGCTGCAACGAGAAGAAACGGTTATTGTCCGTATAAACGGACAGCAGACGATGGCGGTCCCGTCTGCTCCGTTTGCAGGAACGGTGGGCTTCCGGACGGAAGCGGGAAGCAGTGCCGTATTCCGTGAGCTGCGCGTATTCGATTCCATAGGCCGAGCTCTATATGTGAACCGCTTCTATGACCCGGATACGATCCATTTCACGGCAGGCGAAATCGACCGCTCCGGTAACGGATTAAGGCTGGCGGAGAACGTAACCTCGCTCTGCCGCTCGCCGGTTCCCGTAGACAGCCCGCTGTTCCGCCGGGCGTTCGGGCTGTCAGCCGGAATCAGGAAGGCGGTCATCCGGGTATACGCGCTCGGCTGGGTTGAGCTGACCGTTAACGGACACAAGCCGGACCGGCGCGTGCTTGCCCCGGCCAACACCCCTTACGGCCGGCGGCTGCTGTACGATACCTATGAGGTCACCGGACTTCTCCAGTCAGGCGAGAATGTAATCGGTCTGTGGCTCGGCAACGGCTACAATCATAATTACTCCCGCTGGGGCTGGAAATGGAAGCGTGATAAGGCGGTCATTCTGGAGCTGGCTGCGGAGCTTGAGGACGGCAGCAGCGTCATTGTTGGTACCGATGAGTCGTGGACCTGTACGGACAGCCCTATTCTGGTGAACGACATATACGACGGGGAGACCTTGGACGGCCGCTTGATTCCCGCGGGCTGGAATCTGGCCGGATATACCGGAGGTGAATCCTGGCGTGCGGCCAGGCTTGCGGAACCGCCGGAAGGGGAGCTGCTGCCCAATCCGCAGCCGCCGGTGCTTCCCTTTGAACCGCTCGTCCCGGTCCGCGTGCTTCGTCCAAGAGCAGGTACGCTGGTATACGATTTCGGTCAAAATATAGCGGGATGGGTGAGAATATCCGTCCAGGGTCCATCAGGACATCGTATAACAATGAAATATAGTGAGCTTATTGACGAGCGGGGGAATATTGATCCCTGGACCAACCGGAATGCCAGAGCGGCGGATGTCTATATTTTACGCGGCGGACAGCTACCGGCTGATTCCGCAGAGCACCAAGCGGAGATGTACGAGCCGCGGTTCACCTATCACGGCTTCCGCTATGTGGAGATCACCGGCGGAATAGAACCGGATTCCATTACTGCTGTTCCAATCCATGCCGACGTTACCGAGGCCGGGACGTTCACCAGCTCCGATCCGCTGCTGAACCGGATTCAGAGCAATATCCGCTGGTCGTACCTGAACAATCTGGTCAGCATTCCGACAGACTGCTGCCAGCGCGACGAGCGGACGCCCTGCCTGATGGATTCCGCCGTTGTGGAGGAAGCCGGCATCCATAATTTTGATATGCAGGCGTATTACCGGAAATGGCTGGGCGATATTAAGGACAGCGAATCGAACCCGGACTGGAGCGGAGACAAGGTGTCTTTGCCCTGGCATCTGTATTGGTATTACGGAGACGTTGGCGTATTGGAGGACAGTTATCCGGCGATGAAGTCGTATGTCGAGCATCTGGCCGCCAAATGGCCGGAGGGACTGGTGGAGGAGGGCTTTGGAGACTGGTGCCCGCCTAATGAGGACGGTTGGGAAGCTTATTTCCATGAAGTCGGGCTGGTGAATACCGCCTTATATTACAGGCTGGCCGTTATCGTGTCGGAAACCGCCGGAGTGCTCGGACTGGAGGAAGACCGGTCCCGTTACGAAGCGCTCGGACAATCGGTGGCTGAAGCGTTTCATGCCCGGTTTCACCAAGGAGCGGGCGTGTACGGCAGCGGGTCGCAAACTGCGCAAATCATGCCGCTCGCCTATGGTCTGGTTCCCGCAGGTCTTGTGGACGCAGCGGCGCGCAGACTGGCGGAGGCCATTGCGGAGCAAGGCGGCCGGCTGGGGACGGGCATCTACGGAACGCGTTACCTGATGGATGTTCTGGCTGATCACGGGTATATCGATCTGGCGCTCACCATCCTGCGCGGTACGGAATATCCCGGGTTCGGCTATCAGATCGCTCAGGGTGCTACAACTCTCTGGGAGCAGTGGAGTCCCAAAGGCGCCATGCATTCGCATGACCATGCCATGTTCGGCGGGATTGGCGCGTCCTTCTATACCCGGCTGGCCGGCATCCGTCCGCTGGCTCCGGGCTACGAACGGATTCTGATTCATCCGCATATTCCGGAGGGTCTGGACTCGGCGGCGGCCGAAATCCGCTCGGTCCGGGGGCTGATCCGGTCGGAATGGTCGCGGACGGCCGGGGAGCTTGTGCTGACAGTCGTTATACCGCCTGACACGACAGCCGTTATTATGCTCCCGTCTGACAGGCAGCAAACAGGGGCACGGGTGCGCCATGAAGCCGGCCCGGGCCGGCACCAATTTACGGCATACTAA